CGATTCGACAGTGACTTCGAATCCCTATTCGATCGTAAGTCTTTTGACATCCCTTTCTATGCCTGTTTAGGGAACCATGACGTCGGTGGGGATACTGACGCTCAAGTGCAATACACCAAGCGAAGCCAACGCTGGAAAATGCCTAGCCGATACTTCAAGACCTCTCATCGCGCAGGCGGCGCAACGGTCGACATTTTCGTACTGGACACCAACACGCTTGATCTCGACGACGACGCGACTGACCAACAACTGAAATGGCTGCGTGCGGAACTGGCTGCCAGCCAAGCAGACTACAAAATCGTCGCCGGACACCATCCGGCCATCTCCGGCGGCCAACATGAAGTCACGCCTTCGGTTGCAAAACATCTATCACCCATTTTTTCGGAGTTCAATATCGACGTCTATCTGTCTGGGCATGACCACGACTTGCAGTTGCTCGATTCAGGAGAAGGTTGGCTGCAAGTCGTCAGCGGTGCGGGCAGCAAACTACGCAGTACCTCTTGGATCGATGAAACTCGTTTCGCCGAGGCGACCGCAGGTTTCTGTTGGCTGGTCGCCAACGAGAGTGAACTGTCATTGTCGTTCTACAGTTCAACCCAACGACTTTGCACTTACATTGTTCCCGCGAAAGTGCCTGGCCCCATGCTGGCGATCGCCAACGCCTAACTACTAATCCCTTACGAGTTGAGCTTGTTACCGAAAGCTCACCCACGTAGAGTCGCCGGCGAACTACTAAGACATTAAAAATACGATTGTCTTTACGTCACCTCAAAAAGTATCGAGGAGTGCAAGGATGCACCCGCCTAAATCAGACACAACCGATTCCGCTCCTTCTCTCTCGTTGATCCTACCGGCGTGGAACGAGGCGGAGGTGATCGCCACCGCGATCGCCGAAGCGAACGCAGCACTTCAGCAGGTCACCGGCGAGTACGAAATCATCGTGGTCGACGATGGCAGCACGGATGCGACCGCCGCCATTGTGTCATCACTCGCCGGCCAGAACGAACATGTCCGTCTGGTGCAACACTCGCCGAACCAAGGCTACGGTGCGGCGATCCGATCGGGTTTTGCCGAAGCTCAAAATGACTTGGTTGTCTTCACCGACGCCGATTGCCAGTTTGACCTGACCGAACTGGACCGATTCGTATTGCTTGCCAAGCGTTACGAAATCGTTTGTGGGTACCGCATCGATCGAAAAGACAACGCACTACGATGCCTGTACTCCAAGGTCTACAACCTATTGGTCAGAGCATTGCTCGGCACCGGTGTTCGCGACGTCGACTGTGCTCTGAAGATGTTCCACCGAGACATCGCCAAGCAGATCACGATCAAACACAGCGGATTCCTAGTCAATTCCGAGATTCTGATCCAGGCAAGACGTCTGGGATGCCAAACCGTCGAAGTGGGCGTTTCCCATCGTCCTCGAACTCTTGGTGAAAGCACGGTCTCGGTCAGACACATTCCGAAGGTGCTGGTCAATCTGACGCGTTTTTGGTGGAACGAAGTCTTGTTTTCAAACGCGAAAATTTGCAACCAATCAAACTCGACTGGGAATTCAATCGTCGCTGGTTCTTGTCGTTCGGGAATGAGGATGAGTCTGCTGCAATGCGGTCTTCTTGTTGTCGCTGCCTTGTTCCTAATGACGAATCTTAACTACCCATTGATTGACCGCGACGAAACTCGCTACGCCGAGATTCCTCGCGAGATGATCGCCACGGGCAACTGGGTCCTGCCGACGCTGAACTTCCACACCTATTACGACAAGCCGCCATTGGTGTACTGGCTTTGTGCGTTGAGCTACAAGTGTTTTGGGATGAGCGAGGCAGCGGCCAGATTCGTTCCATCCTTGGCTGCACTGTCCACGATCCTTTCGACCCTATTTTTTGGATCGAGAATCTTCAATCGGAAGATCGGCCTGATCGCCGGAACAGTACTCCTGCTTTCGGTAGGGTTCGCGTTCACAAGTCGCTACCTACTACTTGATGGTGTGCTATCGCTGTTCGTTTCCCTGGCGCTGTTCACTGCTTATGAGGCAATCCGCCAACCGCGTTTACGACTGGGTTGGTGGATCATGTCCGGTATCTGCATCGGACTCGCATTCTTAACCAAAGGACCGGTTGCCCTGGTCTTGTGGTTGCCGCCAATCGCAGCGATGTCATGGCTATCGCAAGGCCATGCCAAAGTAAGGTGGTGGCACTACGGGGTGGTCGGATCGGTTGCAACAGCCATCGCCTTGCCATGGTTTGTCGCCGTCCATCAACAAGCCCCAAGGTTCTTGGTTGAGTTTTTCTACCATCACAACGTCGCTCGATTTGCCGGCGAGTTCCATCACCGACCGTTCTGGTATTTCGTCCCAGTCCTTTTGATCGCCGGTCATCCCTGGTCGTTTTTGACGATTCCATACGCACGTTTTCTATTCGGAAGAAGCGAAGAATGCCGCCGCCAGCGACCACCCGTGATCGGCTTCCTGTTGCTTTGGAGTGCATGGTGCTTTGCATTCTTTTCCATGTCCCAGTGCAAGCTACCCACGTACTTATTGCCAACCGCGCCCGCACTGGCACTGATGATCGGGCACTATTTGAACGAAGTCCTAAACAACTCCGATAACTCGGAACGACACTTCTTCGCCCGCTTTTGGTCAGCTCGTACCGCGACGGCAACCACCTGCCTCGCCGGAGTGGGCTTCGCCGTTTTCGTTATCATGACGGCCTCCCAAGCATCCCTTTCCGTCTATGCATGGGCGATGCTGTGGACGTCTCTCTTGGTCACATCGCTGTTGCTAGTAGGCAACCGATACCAAGCCAAAATGGCGTGGGCCAGCACGATCGGCGTCTCCTTCCTGTTCGCGGTCATGATGATGCATCAAATGATTCCGGCTTACAGTCGCTCACAAACACTGTTTGGGGAGACGTCTCCGCTAGCCGACAAACTCGCGATTGGAGATTGGAAATCGATTGCCACCATTGACCATGAATTTTCGGAGGTTCCGTTCTATCTGAACCGTCCGGACATCGCCAATTTCCTGGACGTCCACGATGCTGGACTCACCCATTTCGTTAGCCAGTCGGGGCGTTGCCTCTTGGTTGTCGACAATCAAATCACTCGGCAACAGCTTTCCGAACAGATGCCGATCGGCACCAAGATGACTTCGTTGACACAACGAGGACCGGCGCAAATCTACGAAGTCACCGCCCCGCCCCACCATCCCCAGATCGCGACTCGCGGGGAGCGGTCACGATGAGTTCAGCGATCGCGATCACGCTTCGCTGGATGGCTCGCTTCATCGCGTTCCCGCCGACTCCTTTTCGATCGTCTGACGCCAGCGACCCGAGCGACGTCGTACTGCTACTTCAATCGATCGCCCACCTTGAAACCACAGAGGCCCGTTCCCTCAGGACAGCGACAAAAATTGCGTGTAATGAGCTCGAAGCCCATCCACTCCAAGCCAGTGCGATCGCACCAAGCACTCAGCCCAAAGAGGCTGGTTGATTCGAATGCACCCAAACGGTTTCGCGAAACAAACTTTGCATCCCCGACCGTCGATAGGCGGCATGGGCCGGATGATTGCGTTGGTCAACCGCCAAGACGAGGCGACTGGCGTTTTCTTTGATACAAACCTGTGCGATCTGTTGCATGATTTGCTGGCCATACCGACGACCACGATGCTCAGGCAAAACGCCCATGTAGACGAGTTCGAGTACGAGGTCGTTCGTTGTGGAATTGCAATGCTTTGCCAACATCATGCAACCAACCACTTCACCGCATGACGAGTCGTCATTACCAGCGGCTCGCACCCAAAACCATAAATCCGGGGCATACGAATCGACATTCCGGTAGGACTGAATGATTTCGGCTGGGGCTCGGTATTCTTCCAACTGTGGGCAGTCGAGTGAACCTTGATAAGTTCGCTGGATCACTTGTTCAAAGTCAGCGACCACCGACGGTGAGTCCGATGCAAGTGGCTCGATAACAACGGTCGCTTCACCCTCCAAATCGACCCTCGTCTCCGCTGTAGGATTTCCCGCCGTGGGGTAGTCCATGGCCAGGTAATCGAGCGTGCCGATAGGAGAGAACCCTGTCCGCCGGGGCCATGCGAAAACGGACTGGTCCGCGTCCGAGCTTACTGAATGCGACGTGGTTTCTTCTGGATCGGTCGCCCACTGAATGAACCGCACATCATGAGCAGAGAAAATAGGCGTGAGTCGCTGAGCAATGGCCAACGCACAGCCTTGGGCCGTTTCCCGGTCTTGGGCAATCTCCGCATCACCTGACGATGCTGGCCGGGTCCAATCCATATGAAGAACCGTTGCCGTGTCACCGGGCTTGGCGATCGTGGCGATCAGCACGACCGCCGCGTCCAAATTTGCCGCCCCAGCTGAAGCGGCGAGCACGACCAATTCCTGTTGTCCCTCAGCTCGAAGAATCGCCCTCAATTGGTCAGTCACAATGCTGACGCGCGTCGGCGAGAGTCGACCCAGAAAATCATTGAGGACGGCCGCGAGCTCCGCTACCGGCAATTCCCAAACATAAATGTCCTGGTTGTTCGGTAAACTCAACAAAGAAGAAGTGGGCGGCATGAAATCGCGTTGGATGGGAACGTATCGCTAGACGGGGAGTTTATAGTCCTTTGCGACGACCTGTCGTGTGGGTACCACAGTTTGCAACCGAATCCGGACTGATTGGTTGGCCGAAACGGTCGCCTCTTCTATCATCGGGGGGGACGAAAGGTTCACCTCGACTGTTAATTCGAGACTAGATTCGACTTTTGGTCCACCATTATTTTCGCTTTCTCGGATTGATTCATGCCCCAGTTTTTGTCTCGTCGCTCAATTCCTCTATCCAAAGTCGGTCTTGGTCTTTTAAT
This genomic interval from Neorhodopirellula lusitana contains the following:
- a CDS encoding metallophosphoesterase, with product MTALLSPLGYLGYRVAAHNQWIIVTRNARSFDQGTEPKVFPAQSQLSMLVVGDTGKDTQRRAEVVEAMRRHSRWSRPDAAMILGDNFYERGVESVDDPRFDSDFESLFDRKSFDIPFYACLGNHDVGGDTDAQVQYTKRSQRWKMPSRYFKTSHRAGGATVDIFVLDTNTLDLDDDATDQQLKWLRAELAASQADYKIVAGHHPAISGGQHEVTPSVAKHLSPIFSEFNIDVYLSGHDHDLQLLDSGEGWLQVVSGAGSKLRSTSWIDETRFAEATAGFCWLVANESELSLSFYSSTQRLCTYIVPAKVPGPMLAIANA
- a CDS encoding glycosyltransferase, with amino-acid sequence MHPPKSDTTDSAPSLSLILPAWNEAEVIATAIAEANAALQQVTGEYEIIVVDDGSTDATAAIVSSLAGQNEHVRLVQHSPNQGYGAAIRSGFAEAQNDLVVFTDADCQFDLTELDRFVLLAKRYEIVCGYRIDRKDNALRCLYSKVYNLLVRALLGTGVRDVDCALKMFHRDIAKQITIKHSGFLVNSEILIQARRLGCQTVEVGVSHRPRTLGESTVSVRHIPKVLVNLTRFWWNEVLFSNAKICNQSNSTGNSIVAGSCRSGMRMSLLQCGLLVVAALFLMTNLNYPLIDRDETRYAEIPREMIATGNWVLPTLNFHTYYDKPPLVYWLCALSYKCFGMSEAAARFVPSLAALSTILSTLFFGSRIFNRKIGLIAGTVLLLSVGFAFTSRYLLLDGVLSLFVSLALFTAYEAIRQPRLRLGWWIMSGICIGLAFLTKGPVALVLWLPPIAAMSWLSQGHAKVRWWHYGVVGSVATAIALPWFVAVHQQAPRFLVEFFYHHNVARFAGEFHHRPFWYFVPVLLIAGHPWSFLTIPYARFLFGRSEECRRQRPPVIGFLLLWSAWCFAFFSMSQCKLPTYLLPTAPALALMIGHYLNEVLNNSDNSERHFFARFWSARTATATTCLAGVGFAVFVIMTASQASLSVYAWAMLWTSLLVTSLLLVGNRYQAKMAWASTIGVSFLFAVMMMHQMIPAYSRSQTLFGETSPLADKLAIGDWKSIATIDHEFSEVPFYLNRPDIANFLDVHDAGLTHFVSQSGRCLLVVDNQITRQQLSEQMPIGTKMTSLTQRGPAQIYEVTAPPHHPQIATRGERSR
- a CDS encoding GNAT family N-acetyltransferase, which produces MSLPNNQDIYVWELPVAELAAVLNDFLGRLSPTRVSIVTDQLRAILRAEGQQELVVLAASAGAANLDAAVVLIATIAKPGDTATVLHMDWTRPASSGDAEIAQDRETAQGCALAIAQRLTPIFSAHDVRFIQWATDPEETTSHSVSSDADQSVFAWPRRTGFSPIGTLDYLAMDYPTAGNPTAETRVDLEGEATVVIEPLASDSPSVVADFEQVIQRTYQGSLDCPQLEEYRAPAEIIQSYRNVDSYAPDLWFWVRAAGNDDSSCGEVVGCMMLAKHCNSTTNDLVLELVYMGVLPEHRGRRYGQQIMQQIAQVCIKENASRLVLAVDQRNHPAHAAYRRSGMQSLFRETVWVHSNQPASLG